One Malassezia restricta chromosome III, complete sequence DNA segment encodes these proteins:
- a CDS encoding TRIAP1/MDM35 family protein, with protein sequence MSNERVDHGTPKLGQMNSMSPECTPLKHKYDDCFHTWFKDYLDMSSSANVEPSSPPKQHPWPSRVKQAPSSDLTSLRKRYETDCGKLFEEYQACIKRSIKDKGLHEAIEKARNENPFPRHHNC encoded by the exons ATGTCAAACGAGCGCGTGGATCATGGTACACCGAAGCTTGGTCAGATGAACTCCATGTCTCCAGAATGTACACCTTTGAAGCACAAGTATGATGATTGTTTTCATACCTGGTTCAAAGACTACTTAGACATGAGCTCATCTGCAAATGTAGAGCCATCCTCCCCACCCAAACAACATCCTTGGCCTAGTCGTGTCAAACAAGCGCCATCATCTGACCTTACTTCTTTGCGGAAACGGTACGAGACGGATTGCGGGAAGCTTTTTGAAGAATACCAAGCGTGTATTAAG CGATCTATCAAAGACAAGGGGCTCCACGAAGCAATCGAGAAGGCTAGAAACGAAAACCCATTCCCTAGACATCACAATTGTTGA